A single genomic interval of Lucilia cuprina isolate Lc7/37 chromosome 2, ASM2204524v1, whole genome shotgun sequence harbors:
- the LOC111686387 gene encoding protein jagged-1-like → MNGGSCVGNSTHFRCECTPGYTGPLCQHSLNECESSPCIHGICVDQEDGFRCFCQPGNVKQELRVDDVSGEMDKKILK, encoded by the exons ATGAATGGAGGCAGTTGTGTTGGAAATTCAACTCATTTTAG ATGTGAATGTACTCCCGGCTATACGGGTCCCCTGTGTCAACACAGTCTAAATGAATGTGAATCATCACCGTGTATTCACGGTATATGCGTCGATCAAGAGGATGGTTTTCGTTGTTTCTGTCAGCCAG GGAATGTTAAACAAGAGTTGAGAGTGGATGATGTTAGTGGGGAAatggataaaaaaattttaaaatga